One part of the Triplophysa dalaica isolate WHDGS20190420 chromosome 25, ASM1584641v1, whole genome shotgun sequence genome encodes these proteins:
- the si:ch211-199g17.9 gene encoding synaptonemal complex central element protein 1 — MSVILESSFNFGDILKTPKISVRRAELKPEDLFIKLRTLQQAKKDLEYEVKETMLLRSAMKEEDDALTTEALQLEGTLNEKEELNRSLLLKCEDLQQETQRQLEQNHQKDELVKQFCCQIQETKLKHRNLRMKFENQLQQLMEQHKNLSTVFAPQRLPAEIQSAEYTTKQLLKAEQQKLEQLA; from the exons ATGAGTGTGATACTTG AGTCATCGTTCAATTTTGGGGACATTTTAAAAACGCCAAAAATCTCAG TCAGGCGAGCAGAACTGAAACCAGAGGACCTGTTCATCAAACTCAGGACATTGCAGCAAG CCAAAAAGGACCTTGAATATGAGGTGAAGGAAACCATGCTCCTGAGAAGTGCTATGAAGGAGGAGGATGATGCCT TAACCACTGAAGCTCTACAATTGGAAGGAACATTAAATGAAAAGGAAG AGTTAAATAGATCTCTGCTGCTGAAATGTGAAGATCTCCAGCAAGAGACCCAAAG GCAGCTTGAGCAAAACCATCAGAAAGACGAACTGGTGAAGCAGTTCTGCTGTCAGATCCAGGAAACCAAacttaaacacagaaatctTCG GATGAAGTTTGAGAATCAGCTCCAGCAGTTGATGGAGCAGCACAAAAACCTGTCCACTGTCTTT GCTCCTCAGAGACTTCCAGCTGAGATACAGTCTGCAGAGTACACAACTAAGCAGTTGCTGAAGGCTG AGCAGCAGAAGCTGGAGCAGCTAGCCTAG
- the si:ch211-199g17.2 gene encoding uncharacterized protein si:ch211-199g17.2, with product MCSASSHAVPGRNSHLYNAIRSYLHSVNRAQPIIGLNSITEMWTYNQPAVYFCDVCFLRIMKTDIRNHIMGSLHRYNYTKSHHAHAWRSYTDLSLLARPLMDLATIVEKKEGTGDVQVLCVDEIIYKELTLWPVPAAFRKLNKIKNPRYPNQLQSIIHDTLVTGVQGLQELENRNDVTTESIASMRHVSTSPVMSKCSVISEPLSQLSHPRQTALPPRTSSPVTPLFQYKDIVHHVARPPGHWGPLPWRNEGGGTGFSHPFGVGYSVHMAQTAYAYEAQLQTSSFTVSHIVPEKTQNVTNRQESFSYEGLITTPEPVRFIEPIITQRRALESPYLLTPLYDEVESQEPVSTDFDPHVATPSHTSVENKIPLPSRYSPTKTRNLAGQIHSIEDSPETYNGRKPLIGLQAVIKCQSVDGNPPPCCYLCQLCSLKLNKETILSHLTGCEHQRNYIKVLHPQLFSKIKHQCCNINEMLEDVALQLEREDGRGQIKVMRLSSCLVSEVLHRDYQWCMKLLNCGASLDRFNKTTNKTTGPSQDLKRPAESIQSPLYEDRAPLSTHQMSKKIKKVHPTNVTFSKSVKNPVFKVSLSLQEGPVVIERDSLRVTATVAPEIEDQSHHTTYTDNNAMTFEINRQSEVQTCIHGCPLTAFNPAEIWNTPRFSDGNVFTEADIRSLTYTNTEVSHVDERMFEDLAMSPMSPAPYAFEEQFDRSQAIQVVEPSLRREDSGSLENMVSVTYEDWPVQDFNDNDWILQRQIAGAGASDLHEYTRYMWD from the exons ATGTGCTCTGCCAGCAGTCATGCAG ttCCAGGACGTAACAGCCACCTCTATAACGCCATACGTTCATATCTGCACAGCGTAAACCGAGCACAGCCCATTATTG GTCTAAACAGCATAACTGAGATGTGGACCTACAACCAGCCTGCCGTGTACTTTTGTGATGTCTGCTTTCTTAGAATTATGAAGACGGACATCAGAAACCACATCATGGGCAGCCTTCACAGATATAACTACACT AAGTCTCATCATGCACATGCGTGGAGGTCTTATACAGATTTGTCTCTTTTGGCTCGCCCTCTCATGGATCTTGCAACAATTGTAGAGAAGAAAGAGGGAACAGGTGATGTACAG GTTCTATGTGTGGATGAAATCATATACAAAGAGTTGACGTTATGGCCTGTCCCTGCTG CTTTTAGAAAACTGAACAAGATTAAGAATCCTCGATATCCTAATCAACTTCAGTCAATCATTCATGACACCCTGGTTACAG GTGTTCAGGGGCTGCAAGAGCTTGAAAACAGAAACGACGTAACCACAGAGAGTATAGCCTCAATGCGGCATGTATCTACTTCACCAGTGATGTCAAAGTGTTCGGTTATAAGTGAGCCACTCTCTCAGCTGTCGCATCCAAGACAAACCGCATTACCCCCTAGAACCTCAAGTCCCGTCACACCTTTATTTCAGTACAAAGACATTGTTCATCATGTCGCCAGACCACCAGGACACTGGGGTCCCCTGCCATGGCGGAATGAAGGTGGAGGAACTGGATTCAGCCACCCATTTGGAGTTGGCTATTCAGTACACATGGCCCAAACTGCTTACGCATACGAAGCCCAGCTGCAAACTTCATCTTTTACTGTGAGCCACATTGTAccagagaaaacacagaatgtAACCAACAGGCAAGAATCTTTCAGCTATGAAGGTTTAATCACTACTCCTGAGCCTGTCAGATTTATTGAGCCCATCATAACCCAAAGGCGGGCATTGGAGTCACCTTATTTATTAACTCCATTGTATGATGAGGTTGAGTCTCAGGAACCAGTCAGCACAGACTTTGATCCACATG TGGCGACTCCGTCACATACCTCCGTGGAAAATAAAATTCCTCTGCCGTCACGATATTCACCCACTAAGACTCGAAACCTTGCTGGTCAAATTCATTCCATTGAGGACTCTCCAGAAACATACAATGGGAGAAAGCCTCTCATCG GTCTGCAGGCTGTTATTAAGTGCCAGAGTGTGGATGGAAATCCACCTCCGTGCTGTTACCTGTGTCAGCTGTGTTCTTTGAAGCTGAATAAGGAAACAATTCTCAGTCACTTGACTGGCTGTGAGCATCAGCGTAACTACATA AAAGTTCTCCATCCGCAGCTGTTTTCCAAAATAAAGCATCAATGCTGCAACATCAATGAGATGCTTGAGGATGTTGCTCTGCAACTAGAACGAGAAGATGGGAGGGGCCAAATAAAG GTGATGAGGTTGTCTTCATGTCTCGTTAGTGAGGTACTGCACAGGGATTATCAATGGT GTATGAAGCTGTTGAACTGTGGAGCCAGTTTAGACCGGTTCAACAAAACGACTAACAAAACCACAG GTCCCAGTCAAGATCTTAAACGGCCAGCGGAGTCTATACAGTCCCCTTTATATGAAGACCGAGCTCCACTCTCAACCCATCAGATGtccaaaaaaattaagaaagttCATCCGACAAATGTCACGTTTTCTAAAAGTGTGAAGAACCCGGTGTTTAAGGTAAGCCTGTCACTACAGGAGGGCCCTGTTGTCATTGAGAGAGACTCGCTGAGGGTAACAGCTACAGTGGCACCTGAGATTGAGGACCAAAGTCATCACACCACATACACAGACAATAATGCGATGACTTTTGAGATCAACAGACAGTCTGAAGTTCAAACATGCATTCATGGGTGCCCACTGACAGCATTCAACCCAGCAGAAATCTGGAATACACCGCGGTTTTCTGATGGAAATGTGTTCACAGAGGCCGACATCCGGTCACTCACCTATACAAACACAGAGGTCTCTCACGTAGATGAACGTATGTTTGAGGATCTGGCTATGAGCCCCATGAGCCCTGCTCCGTATGCATTTGAAGAGCAATTCGACCGTTCTCAAGCTATTCAAGTGGTCGAGCCTTCTCTCAGACGTGAAGACTCTGGTTCACTCGAGAATATGGTCTCCGTCACATATGAGGATTGGCCAGTGCAGGATTTCAATGACAATGACTGGATCTTGCAAAGGCAAATCGCTGGGGCCGGTGCAAGTGATCTTCATGAGTATACAAGGTACATGTGGGACTGA